One Danio aesculapii chromosome 11, fDanAes4.1, whole genome shotgun sequence genomic region harbors:
- the top1a gene encoding DNA topoisomerase I, like — translation MSGDHSHNDSQIDSGSRHNDSHKHKDKYKDKEHKHKDHKKDKEREKSKYSNSEHRDPSEKKHRDKDKERQKLKDGSSDKQKDKHKEKRKEERSSDDRPKKEKQNGFASPHIKSEPDSDDFYHSPKLEKSLKRERDDDDGDYKPKKIKTEDDRSEKKAKKRKQEVEDIKPKKKTKDKKGEVATDGKKKAKKEPEEKWKWWEEERYTDGVKWKFLEHKGPVFAPPYEPMPSNVKFYYDGKHMKLSPNAEEVATFFSKMLDHEYTTKDIFRKNFFKDWRKEMTSEEKSKITDLNKCDFSNMSEYFKAQSEARKAMTKEEKLKIKEENERILQEYGFCVMDNHKERIANFRIEPPGLFRGRGDHPKMGMLKRRIRPEDIIVNCSKDSKHPTPPPGTKWKEVRHDNKVTWLVSWTENIQGSIKYIMLNPSSRIKGEKDWQKYETARRLKKCVDRIRTQYRDDWKSKEMKIRQRAVALYFIDKLALRAGNEKEEGETADTVGCCSLRVEHLSLHPEMDGQEYVVEFDFLGKDSIRYYNKVPVEKRVFKNLQLFVEDKEPEDDLFDRLNTSILNKHLQELMDGLTAKVFRTYNASITLQQQLNELTNSEDNVPAKILSYNRANRAVAILCNHQRAPPKTFEKSMQNLQTKIDAKKEQLVEAKRELKGAKADAKVRKDERFKKAVEAKKKALQRVEEQLMKLEVQATDREENKQIALGTSKLNYLDPRISVAWCKKFGIPIEKIYNKTQREKFAWAIDMAEKDYEF, via the exons ATGAGTGGGGACCATTCCCACAACGATTCCCAG ATCGACTCGGGATCCAGACATAATG ATTCTCACAAACACAAAGATAAATACAAGGACAAAGAACACAAACACAAGGACCACAAGAAAGACAAAGAACGTGAGAAATCAAAGTACAGCAACAG CGAACACAGGGACCCCTCCGAAAAAAAGCACAGAGATAAAGATAAAGAGAGGCAGAAGCTCAAAGATGGATCTTCAGACAAGCAGAAGGACAAACACAAAGAGAAGAGAAAGGAGGAAAGG TCTTCTGATGACAGACCTAAAAAAGAGAAACAGAATGGATTCGCAAG CCCTCACATTAAGTCTGAACCTGACAGCGATGACTTCTATCACTCTCCTAAACTGGAGAAGTCTCTGAAGAGAGAGCGTGATGATGACGA TGGTGATTACAaacccaaaaaaattaaaaccgaGGATGACAGAAGTGAAAAGAAAGCAAAGAAACGGAAACAGGAGGTAGAG GACATAAAgcccaaaaagaaaacaaaagacaaGAAAGGAGAAGTTGCCACAGATGGCAAGAAAAAGGCAAAAAAGGAGCCAGAAGAGAAGTGGAAATG GTGGGAGGAAGAAAGGTACACAGATGGAGTGAAATGGAAGTTTCTGGAACACAAAGGACCTGTCTTTGCACCACCGTATGAGCCTATGCCCAGCAATGTCAAGTTTTATTATGACG GGAAGCATATGAAACTCAGCCCAAATGCAGAGGAGGTGGCCACCTTCTTCTCAAAAATGTTGGACCACGAGTACACCACTAAGGACATCTTTCGTAAAAACTTCTTTAAAGATTGGAGGAAG GAAATGACGTCTGAAGAGAAATCCAAAATCACTGATCTGAATAAGTGTGACTTCTCTAATATGAGTGAATATTTCAAAGCTCAATCTGAAGCCAGGAAGGCCATGACTAAAGAAGAAAAACTG AAAATCAAAGAAGAGAACGAACGCATTCTGCAGGAGTATGGCTTCTGTGTCATGGACAATCACAAAGAGCGCATTGCCAACTTTCGTATTGAGCCTCCAGGCTTGTTCCGTGGAAGAGGTGACCATCCCAAAATGGGCATGCTGAAGCGTCGTATCCGACCCGAAGACATTATAGTTAACTGCAGCAA GGACTCAAAACATCCTACACCACCTCCCGGGACAAAGTGGAAGGAGGTACGTCATGACAACAAGGTGACATGGCTGGTGTCCTGGACCGAAAACATCCAAGGCTCCATCAAATACATCATGCTGAACCCCAGTTCGAGGATCAAG GGAGAGAAGGATTGGCAGAAATATGAAACAGCCCGTCGGTTGAAGAAATGTGTGGATCGGATCCGTACTCAATACCGCGATGACTGGAAATCAAAAGAAATGAAGATCAGACAGCGTGCTGTTGCTCTTTACTTCATTGACAAG CTGGCTTTGAGAGCAGGTAATGAAAAGGAGGAAGGGGAGACTGCTGACACAGTGGGCTGCTGCTCACTTCGAGTGGAGCATCTCAGTCTGCATCCAGAGATGGACGGCCAGGAGTATGTGGTGGAGTTTGACTTTCTTGGTAAAGACTCCATTAGATACTACAACAAGGTCCCTGTAGAGAAGAGG gttttcaaaaatCTCCAGCTTTTCGTGGAGGACAAGGAGCCGGAGGATGACCTCTTTGACCGTCTCAAT ACATCCATTTTGAACAAGCATCTTCAGGAGTTGATGGACGGCCTTACGGCTAAAGTGTTCCGTACTTACAACGCCTCCATCACACTACAGCAGCAGCTGAACGAACTCACTAACT ctGAAGATAATGTTCCTGCGAAGATCCTCTCCTACAATCGGGCCAACCGAGCAGTAGCCATCCTGTGTAACCACCAGAGGGCACCACCCAAGACCTTTGAGAAGTCCATGCAGAATCTTCAGACCAAG ATTGACGCAAAGAAGGAGCAGCTTGTTGAAGCTAAAAGAGAGCTGAAAGGTGCCAAGGCTGATGCCAAAGTACGCAAAGATGAGAGATTCAAGAA AGCTGTGGAGGCCAAGAAGAAAGCGCTTCAGAGGGTGGAGGAGCAGCTGATGAAGCTGGAGGTTCAGGCCACTGACCGTGAGGAGAACAAGCAGATCGCTTTGGGGACCTCAAAGCTCAACTACCTGGACCCACGCATCTCTGTAGCCTG GTGTAAGAAGTTCGGCATCCCGATAGAGAAGATCTACAACAAAACTCAGCGTGAGAAATTTGCCTGGGCGATTGACATGGCTGAAAAAGACTATGAATTTTAA
- the zhx3a gene encoding uncharacterized protein zhx3a — MASKRKSTVPCMIPSKSKHMREDIILGCLPELLPTIPEDSILSISSKDEDTQRFHDLSKAETKTSCWERGTYSCPLCCFESRDLNLFLHHMDSCHMDFHAQPNFYCLSCKVSAVKFEGLALHNAKSHPELHTAHKRVSLQVTKRDGAITVEQSLFTEEDFSESGISITKTPIMKMTKGGHKKIVVSHTVEVHRAEPNIDKPATVTNGTSVRTFPLTTSTHIIGGTGAPPVYKIPNTLGIPRMHNRGPLWNSNMSSPDSNADLPKVMIPLSSIPTYDPAMDLSSFLKTSFGKFPYPTKAELCYLTVVSGFPEEQIKLWFTAQRLKQGISWSPEEIEDTRRKMFNTVFQATPKTSQNQSHHNISQHCVSVQSATLSSNYIQQIPKGSAMGWKGGVIVSQPSVTQATSLKQQQQPVVQVPQVNIHNAVITKETGNELSCRTAENGNNASRGGSVSNHGHTGKGETGCSSSILPGASKSQNSSYSEGSIMNLTNIVRKIDCHVNDRSANCTSKTKASPTSIYGQQKASNHTKESSFATTSKFNNGSTYKSTSHISICTKREGNILDHTSKSNTDTSVICSNRNIRTDEFLAPLTHTLVPQPGSMDLSFGKSKVLPELPGTLKQSFTHNSFPEQKRFLAPQGQPYHIHTLTDSQSAFGGSFINLPQSSLQSNSAASSHIQDEPSQHSSPSLSAPQEQNSPKTLLGAPQVQSTDFTAVHYKEQDPKHLPALDKDSKQSSFDKERFHRNLTQKENEGRVSEMDSGITNTFYTTDKNEHSKIVNHTTYLHNDNTNKAKQAMPLLRQYIQEVDQWESNCNHLEESNMSPMKINVIALNKDESLYKTNSKPLISKPLESLISGNDSSHKNESSAWHESLQLVPVDAEHRTIDIGNTESHQPDKLVGLETQQVKRDLCPERKSVFQSLDSEAPMLPMKKRSQEAMAELDKSTTGEQDYWEIKDDEHQQPMGNQSLRGHQAQDSQSRDCLRGELLKV; from the exons ATGGCCAGCAAGAGGAAATCCACCGTTCCCTGTATGATTCCATCTAAAAGTAAGCACATGCGGGAGGACATCATACTAGGATGCTTGCCTGAGCTCCTACCCACAATACCTGAAGACAGCATCCTCAGTATCTCTTCAAAAGATGAGGATACACAACGATTCCATGATCTCTCAAAAGCAGAGACGAAAACTTCATGCTGGGAAAGGGGAACATATAGCTGCCCTCTGTGCTGTTTTGAGTCCAGAGACTTGAACCTGTTTCTTCATCATATGGACAGCTGTCACATGGACTTTCATGCTCAACCAAACTTCTACTGCCTATCTTGCAAGGTCTCAGCGGTGAAGTTTGAAGGTCTTGCTTTACATAACGCTAAATCACATCCTGAACTCCATACAGCGCACAAGAGAGTGTCCTTGCAGGTTACCAAACGAGATGGGGCTATAACAGTGGAGCAAAGCCTGTTTACAGAAGAGGATTTCAGTGAATCCGGAATATCCATTACCAAGACACCCATAATGAAAATGACCAAAGGGGGGCACAAAAAAATTGTCGTCTCCCATACTGTTGAGGTACACCGGGCTGAGCCTAACATCGACAAACCCGCAACTGTAACCAATGGAACTTCAGTAAGGACCTTTCCCCTAACAACATCAACACATATCATTGGTGGAACTGGTGCCCCTCCAGTCTATAAAATCCCAAACACACTTGGGATACCAAGAATGCATAACCGTGGTCCTCTGTGGAACTCTAATATGTCATCACCCGATTCAAATGCTGATCTCCCAAAGGTCATGATCCCTCTAAGTAGCATCCCCACCTATGATCCAGCTATGGATTTAAGCAGCTTTCTTAAGACATCCTTTGGTAAGTTCCCTTACCCTACCAAAGCAGAGCTCTGTTACTTGACAGTGGTCTCTGGCTTCCCAGAGGAACAGATCAAACTCTGGTTCACAGCCCAAAGGCTGAAGCAAGGGATCAGCTGGTCTCCTGAGGAAATCGAGGACACACGTAGAAAGATGTTCAACACTGTATTCCAAGCCACACCGAAAACATCACAGAATCAGTCGCATCACAACATTTCCCAACACTGTGTTTCTGTCCAGTCTGCCACTTTGAGTTCTAACTATATACAACAGATACCAAAGGGAAGTGCAATGGGTTGGAAAGGAGGGGTCATAGTCAGCCAGCCTAGCGTGACCCAGGCCACATCCcttaagcagcagcagcagccagtGGTTCAGGTGCCACAGGTAAATATCCACAATGCTGTCATCACAAAGGAAACTGGAAATGAATTATCTTGTCGGACAGCTGAGAATGGCAACAATGCAAGCCGAGGAGGTAGCGTTAGCAATCATGGACACACTGGAAAAGGCGAGACTGGCTGCAGCTCATCCATCTTGCCTGGTGCTTCCAAAAGTCAGAACAGCAGTTATAGTGAGGGCAGCATCATGAATCTGACCAACATAGTCAGGAAAATTGACTGTCATGTCAATGACAGGAGCGCAAATTGCACCAGCAAAACAAAAGCCAGTCCAACTTCCATTTATGGGCAACAGAAAGCATCCAATCACACAAAAGAAAGCAGCTTTGCCACCACCAGCAAATTTAACAACGGAAGCACTTATAAAAGCACCAGCCACATTTCTATTTGCACTAAAAGGGAGGGGAACATCTTAGACCACACCAGCAAAAGCAACACTGACACTAGTGTGATTTGTAGCAACAGAAACATAAGAACTGATGAGTTTTTAGCACCCCTTACCCATACCCTGGTCCCACAGCCTggaagcatggatctatcctttGGTAAGAGCAAGGTTTTACCTGAGCTGCCAGGCACCCTGAAGCAAAGCTTTACCCATAACTCATTCCCTGAACAAAAACGCTTTCTTGCACCACAAGGTCAACCATACCACATACATACTTTGACAGACTCCCAGTCTGCTTTTGGAGGTTCGTTTATCAACCTGCCCCAGAGCTCCCTCCAGTCTAACTCTGCAGCAAGCTCCCATATCCAAGATGAACCCAGTCAACACTCCTCCCCATCCCTTTCTGCTCCTCAGGAGCAAAATTCTCCAAAAACCCTGCTGGGAGCACCTCAGGTCCAGTCCACAGACTTTACTGCCGTCCACTACAAGGAACAGGACCCCAAGCACTTACCTGCCTTAGACAAAGACTCTAAGCAATCAAGTTTTGATAAAGAAAGGTTCCACAGAAACTtaacacaaaaagaaaatgaaggaagagTTTCTGAAATGGACAGTGGAATTACAAACACGTTTTACACCACTGACAAGAACGAGCATAGCAAAATAGTTAACCACACTACATACCTTCACAACGATAACACTAACAAGGCTAAACAAGCCATGCCACTCTTACGACAGTACATACAAGAAGTGGACCAATGGGAAAGCAACTGCAACCATCTCGAAGAGTCAAACATGAGCCCTATGAAGATAAACGTAATAGCGTTGAACAAAGATGAGAGTTTGTACAAGACCAACAGCAAACCGCTAATCAGCAAGCCTTTAGAGAGCTTGATCAGTGGCAACGATTCCAGTCATAAAAACGAATCTTCAGCATGGCACGAAAGCTTACAGCTTGTACCAGTGGATGCAGAACATCGCACAATTGATATAGGTAACACTGAATCACATCAGCCAGATAAACTTGTAGGTCTTGAAACCCAACAAGTCAAGCGCGATCTATGTCCGGAGCGGAAGAGTGTTTTTCAGAGTCTAGATTCTGAAGCTCCTATGCTGCCAATGAAGAAAAGATCACAGGAGGCAATGGCGGAGTTAGACAAGTCAACCACAGGAGAACAAGATTACTGGGAGATTAAGGATGACGAGCATCAGCAACCAATGGGAAACCAGAGTTTGAGAGGGCATCAAGCACAAGACAGTCAATCAAG GGACTGTCTGAGAGGAGAGCTTCTGAAAGTTTAA